In a single window of the Gadus chalcogrammus isolate NIFS_2021 chromosome 20, NIFS_Gcha_1.0, whole genome shotgun sequence genome:
- the LOC130373685 gene encoding ATP-binding cassette subfamily C member 4-like, whose product MEVPLQDPGKRRDNPSASANLFSKIFFCWLGPLFKAGYGRRLEEDDMYHVLPEDGSERLGDELQRYWDEEVLRAKEDLRPPKLTKALIQCYWKSYIFIGVYIFLEETIKVVQPVLLGQLIVYFESYPHDASASLPEAYGYAGAVCVSTVFLALLHHLYFYHVQMAGMKIRIAMCHMIYRKALRLNSKALAKTTTGQIVNLLSNDVNKFDEVTLYLHFLWLGPLQALAVMLLLLFLIGPSCLAGMTVLVVLIPVQTVFGRLFSTLRAQTASLADDRIRMMSEVVSGIRIIKMYGWEKLFTELVNEVRRKECSRIMKSSYLRALNMASFFVANKVIVFIALSAYVLAGNKMAASTVFVALSLYGAVRLTITLFFPSAIEKVSETLISVRRIRSFLLLEEVVPQPTGLPETESKDCMVQVQDLKCYWDKTLDSPTLQKLSFTLRSGELLAVVGPVGAGKSSLLGAILGELNQESGVLKVKGRLTYASQQPWIFPGTIRSNILFGKALIPQKYERVLQACALKKDMALLPDGDLSLIGDRGANLSGGQKARINLARAVYQDADIYLLDDPLSAVDSEVGRHLFEECICGVLKKKPRILVTHQLQYLKAAHHILVLKEGSMVAHGTYSELQGSVDFLSLLKRGEDEEGGGKGDERPEPPPLSPGRSCSGSVASLSPSLGASLHSLTETPPLHDEEASKPMAEESRSEGTIGLRLYLQYLTAGAHWLLLLSLIPLNLLAHTAYILQDWWLANWASEQGRADRGAHPNGAPPPRLDLPLYLAVYAGLTAASVALGFVRSLVFFNVLVRSAQSLHNAMFTAMLRSPVRFFDLNPIDGHDVRH is encoded by the exons ATGGAGGTGCCGCTGCAGGACCCTGGGAAGAGGAGGGATAATCCCTCAGCCTCAGCTAATCTCTTCTCCAAGATCTTCTTCTG CTGGCTTGGTCCTCTGTTCAAAGCGGGCTATGGGAGGAGACTGGAGGAGGATGATATGTACCATGTGCTGCCAGAGGACGGCTCGGAGAGACTGGGCGATGAGCTGCAGCG GTATTGGGATGAGGAGGTTCTGCGTGCCAAGGAAGACCTACGGCCTCCAAAACTCACCAAAGCTCTCATCCAGTGCTACTGGAAGTCCTACATCTTCATCGGGGTATACATCTTCTTGGAG GAGACCATTAAGGTGGTGCAGCCCGTCCTGCTGGGGCAGCTCATCGTGTACTTTGAGAGCTACCCCCACGACGCCTCGGCCTCCCTGCCTGAGGCCTACGGCTACGCCGGcgctgtgtgcgtgtccacCGTCTTCCTGGCgctgctccaccacctctaCTTCTACCACGTCCAGATGGCCGGCATGAAGATCCGCATCGCCATGTGTCACATGATCTACCGGAAG GCTCTACGTCTCAACAGCAAAGCCTTGGCTAAAACGACTACGGGACAAATTGTGAACCTTTTATCCAATGACGTCAACAAATTTGATGAG GTCACCCTGTACCTCCACTTCCTCTGGCTCGGCCCGCTGCAGGCCCTGGccgtgatgctgctgctgctgttcctgATCGGGCCGTCCTGCCTGGCGGGCATGACCGTCCTGGTGGTGCTGATCCCAGTGCAGACGGTGTTCGGACGCCTCTTCTCCACCCTGAG GGCCCAAACAGCCTCCCTCGCAGACGACCGCATCCGCATGATGAGCGAGGTGGTCTCGGGCATCCGCATCATCAAGATGTACGGCTGGGAGAAGCTGTTCACTGAGCTGGTGAACGAGGTTCGGAG GAAGGAGTGTTCCCGCATCATGAAGAGCTCCTACCTGCGCGCCCTCAATATGGCGTCCTTCTTCGTGGCCAACAAGGTCATCGTCTTCATCGCGCTCAGTGCCTACGTCCTGGCGGgaaacaagatggccgccagcaCGGTGTTCGTGGCGCTCTCGCTCTACGGCGCTGTCCGGCTGACCATCACCCTCTTCTTCCCCTCGGCCATCGAGAAGGTGTCGGAGACACTGATCAGCGTCCGGAGGATCAGG AGCTtcctgctgctggaggaggtggttccTCAACCCACTGGTCTTCCAGAGACCGAGTCAAAGGACTGCATGGTTCAGGTCCAGGACCTGAAGTGCTACTGGGACAAG ACGCTGGACTCCCCGACGCTGCAGAAGCTGTCCTTCACGCTGCGGTCAGGGGAGCTGCTGGCTGTGGTCGGACCGGTCGGCGCTGGGAAG TCCTCCCTCCTCGGGGCTATCTTGGGAGAGCTGAACCAGGAGAGCGGGGTCCTTAAGGTCAAAGGTCGGCTGACCTACGCCTCCCAACAGCCCTGGATCTTCCCCGGGACGATCCGGAGCAACATCCTGTTCGGGAAGGCCCTGATCCCCCAGAAGTACGAGAGGGTGCTGCAGGCCTGCGCCCTGAAGAAG gacATGGCCCTCCTGCCTGACGGGGACCTGTCTCTGATCGGGGACCGGGGAGCCAACCTCAGCGGGGGCCAGAAGGCCCGCATCAACCTGGCCAG GGCGGTGTACCAGGACGCAGACATCTACCTGCTGGACGACCCCTTGAGCGCGGTGGACTCCGAGGTGGGCAGACACCTCTTTGAGGA GTGTATCTGCGGCGTGCTGAAGAAGAAGCCGCGCATCCTCGTCACCCACCAGCTGCAGTACCTGAAGGCGGCGCACCACATCCTGGTGCTGAaggag GGCAGCATGGTGGCTCACGGGACGTACAGCGAGCTGCAGGGCTCGGTTGACTTCCTGTCCCTGCtgaagaggggggaggacgaggaggggggggggaagggggacgagcggcccgagcccccccccctgtcgccGGGCCGTTCCTGCTCGGGCTCCGTGGCCTCCCTGTCCCCGTCGCTGGGGGCTTCGCTGCACTCCCTGACGGAGACCCCTCCGCTCCACGACGAGGAG GCATCCAAACCGATGGCGGAGGAGAGTCGTTCGGAGGGAACCATAGGCCTGCGTCTGTACCTCCAGTACCTAACGGCCGGGGcccactggctgctgctgctctccctgATCCCTCTGAACCTCCTGGCCCAC ACTGCATATATTCTCCAGGACTGGTGGCTTGCTAACTG ggcctCGGAGCAGGGCCGTGCAGACCGCGGAGCCCACCCCAATGGAGCCCCCCCACCACGGCTGGACCTTCCCCTCTACCTCGCTGTTTACGCAG GTCTCACGGCGGCGTCGGTGGCGTTGGGCTTCGTGCGGAGCCTGGTGTTCTTCAACGTCCTGGTGCGCTCGGCACAGAGCCTGCACAACGCCATGTTCACCGCCATGCTGCGCAGCCCCGTGCGCTTCTTCGACCTCAACCCCATCG ATGGACACGATGTGAGGCACTGA